The sequence below is a genomic window from Deltaproteobacteria bacterium GWC2_55_46.
ACAGGTTAACGATCCTGGGTACGGACGGCCTGGCGGCAGCCTCCACCAACCGCGCACGGGTAGGCGCCGATGAATCGGCAGAGGAGTTCTTCAGGAAAGGCCTTGAGGGTCTGTCGATATCGATGCGCTCCAAGGGCTTTGAGAATAAACCTGAGATAGCTATATCCGCCCCAATCTACGGCTTGAACAACGGCAGGGTAACCGGGGTGATGGTGGGCTTTGTGCCTATCGAGAAGCTGGATATTTTCAGGGTCCCCTTAATGATCGAACCCGATGTCATCCACGTAGCGGCCCCCAGGTACAGGACCATGGACATATACCTGGTAGGAAGCGACAAGCTGATGCTGACCCCTTCCTGGCTTTTGCCGGACACGGTAATGGCCCAGTCCGTAGATACGAGCGCGGTGAGGGCGTGCTTCAGCGAAAACAGGGACTTTACCGGCTTCTACAAGGACTACAGGGAGGTGATGGTCGCCGGAGCGTCGATCTGCATGCCAACGCTTGGATGGGTCCTCATTACAGAGTTGGACAGGGCCGAGGTCCTCGCGCCTGTAAGGCGGATACAGGTGAACGCGCTGCTGACACTCATTGTCACGGTCGCCCTTATCTCCGCCCTGGTCGTATATTTTTTCAGGCTTGTCCTGATGCAGCTCAAAGGGTTTGCCTCCGCCTCCGCAGAATTGGCCTCAGGCAATTATAGCGTCCGGGTGCCGGTTAGGACGAGCGACGAGATAGGCCTCCTTGCGGAGTCGTTCAACAGGATGGCAGGGGAGATAAAGCAGAGGACCGAGGCGCTTGCCGCCAGCGAGGAGAGCTTCAGGGGCATAATGGACAACACCACAAGCGTTGTCTATCTAAAGGACCTCGAGGGCAGGTATGTCCTTATAAACAGGAGATACGAGGAGCTCTTCCATATAAGCAGGGAGGAGTTAGCCGGGAGGACCGATTACGATATCTTCCCGAAGGAAACGGCCGACAGGTTCAGGGCCAATGATCTGGCGGCCCTTGCCTCCGAACGGCCACTTGAGTTCGAGGAGATCGTCCCGCAAGAGGACGGGATGCATGCCTATTTCTCCGTAAAGTACAGGCTAAAGGGGCCTGACGGCAAGCCCTTTGCGGTCGCCGGGATATCGACGGACATAACCGAGAGGAAGAGGGCGGAGGATCAGGTGAGAAGGCTCAATCTGGACCTCGAGCGGAAGGTCTCGGAAAGGACCGCGGAGCTGGAGGCGGCCAACAGGGAGATGGAGGCCTTCAGCTACAGCGTCGCGCATGACCTCAAATCGCCTCTCAGGACCATAGGCGGCTTCTCAAGGATACTCGCGAAGGACTATGCAGGAAGCCTTGACAGTACGGGACTGGATTATTTGGGCCGGCTCCAGTCGGCGAGCGCGCGCATGGGAGAACTGATAGACTCTCTTTTGAGGCTCTCGCAGGTGATGAGGGCAGAGATGACGCTTGAAAGGGTCTACTTGAGCGGCATGGCGAGAACGATCGCCGAGGAGCTTAGGAGAGCGAGCCCGGAGCGCGTATCCGAGTTCATCATCCATGATAACCTCGCTGCCGTTGGCGACCAGCCCCTGTTGAGGATAGCGATGGAGAACCTCATGGGAAACGCATGGAAGTTTACCGGCAAAAAGGGGGCCGCCCGGATCGAGTTCGGATCATCAGGGGAGGAGGGCGGCAGGACCGTCTTCTTCGTCAGGGACAACGGCGCCGGCTTTGAGATGAAGCACGCCGAGAAGCTCTTCATCCCGTTCCAGAGGCTCCACGGCGAGGACGAGTTCCCCGGCACCGGCATAGGCCTGGCGACCGTTCAGAGGATAATACAGCGCCACGGCGGGAGAATTTGGGCTGAAGGAGAAAAGGAGAGCGGAGCGACTTTTTATTTTACTCTTTAATGAGTTGTGAGTACAATATAGCGCGCTCCATCATGAAATGTTTATAGGAAAAACAGCTTTGAACAGCGGCAACAGACCACTGACCCATTTAAAGGCACTTATAGCCGAGGACTCGGAAGACGACCTCATACTTATCATGCGCGAGCTGAGGCGCGGCGGCTACGAGATGTCGTTTATCCGGGTAGATAACGAAAAAGACCTTGCCGAGGCCCTCAAAAAGGGGCCGTGGGACTTTGTCATCTCCGATTACGCGATGCCGAAGCTCAACGGCCTCGATGTGGTGAAGGCGGTAAGGGAGTCCGGCCTTGAAGCGCCGGTCATCATCGTATCGGGCCTCATGGGAGAGGACTTCGCCGTGACAGCGATGAAGGCCGGCGCCGACGACTATGTCCTCAAGGACCGGATGTTCAGGCTCGTCCCGGCCATAGAGCGCGAGTTCCGGGATTACGGGATCAGGCGGGAGCACAAAAAGGCGCGGGAAGAGGTCTTTCTCCTTAACCGCCTTCTGAAGACCATAATAGAGGTCGATAAGATGCTGGTGAGGGAGACCGACAGGTCACGCATCTTAAGTGAGACCAGCCGCATCCTCGTGGAAAGGGCCGGCTTCATGATGGCATGGATAGGGGAGGCCGACCTCTCAACCGGCGAGATAATCCCTGTCGCCCAGGCGGGTGGCGGTTTTGAGGGCCTTGGGCCGATCCCCTTCAAGCGCGAGGGCGCGCAACCCTGCCATCTGGACCCGGTAGGGGAGACCCTCCTTTCAGGCGGCCACGTCATCTGCTTTGACATGGGAAATGAAGATTGCTTGAGCCTTTGCAGGAATGAGGCCGGAGCGCGCGGCTACGGCTCTTGCGCCTCGTTCGGCCTCAAGGCCGGAGGAAAGCTCTTCGGGAACATCGCCGTCTATTCCTCGGACACTGACATCTTCACCGAAAAGATGATAGACCTCATGGACAGCCTCGCGGCCGACATAGGGTTCGCGATCCAATCGCTCGATGAGATAGCCGAGCGCAAGAAGGCGGTCCTGGCCCTTAAGGAGAGCGAGGAAAGGCTCAGGACTATCTTCGAGTCGGCTATGGACGGCATGTTCGTCATCGACACCGAGGGGCGCTATGTGGACGTGAACCTGGCCGGGTGCCGGATGGTCGGGTACACAAGGGACGAGATACTTTCTTCCGACATAACCCTGCTATTGCCCGTGAGCACGGAAGATATAGAAAAATACAGGGCGTTATGGGCTACAGGGGGCTTATTGCCCGGAGCCCCTTTGAGGAAGAAGGACGGCTCTACCGTATGGGTGGACCTGGCCATCACGCCCTTCAAGGTCGGGGACAGGGAGCTCGTGCTCGGCGTCAAGCGCGATATAACCGGCAGAAAGAAGGCAGAAGAGGCGATCCGCGAAAGCGAAGAGAGGTTCAGGCAGATATTCGAACAGAACGAGGACGCGCAGGTGCTGTTCGAGTACGGCGGGTGCAGGGTCCTCGACGCCAACCCGGCCGCCGTAGCCCTCTTCTGGTACTCGAGGGATGAGCTTGCCGCCTTCGAATGCCCGTCTTTCCTGGCCGGCGAAGACGTCTGCGAACCCCTCAGGAAGCTTACGGGGGCAGGGGTAGGGTTCAGCATAGAGAAGGTCCGTGGGATGAGGAAAGACGGGGCCAGGGTCACCGTTGCGCTACGCGGCCAGACGTTAAAGCTAAGAGGCGGCAGGGTGGTGCTCTGCACGATCAAAGACATGACCGAGATGCTCCGCATGGAGGAAGAGGCCAGAAATATGCAGGCCAAGCTCATCCACGCGAACAAGATGACTTCCATAGGCACGCTCGCCTCAGGCGTGGCGCACGAGATAAACAACCCCAATAACTTCATCCTCTTCAATTCCACCCTCCTGTCTGACGCGTGGAAGGATGCCGTAAAGATACTGGATGCGTACTACCGGGAAAACGGCGATTTCTCGATGGGCGGGCTGCCGTATTCCGAGATGGGCGAGGTCGTCCCTGAGCTTCTCTCAGGGATAACGGACGGGTCGAGAAGGATAAAGGGGATAGTGGACACCCTTAAGGACTTCTCCAGGGGCGGCGCGGGCGCTCTCGACGGTGAGATGGACGTGAACCGGGCTATAAGGTCTTCGATATCGATGCTCTCAAGCCAGATAATGAAGTTCACGGACTGCTTCGAGCTCTCCTGCGCGGAAGGCCTTCCGGCGGTCAAGGGCAGTTCACAGAAGATAGAGCAGGTCATCATCAACCTGGTCCTGAATGCGCTTCAGGCGCTTCCGGCCAGGGAAAAGGGGGTAAAGGTCTCGACGTACCTCGACGAGGCCGCCCGTCAGGTCGTAATAGAGGTGAAAGACGACGGGGCCGGCATGACCAGGGAGGTGCTCGATAGGATCACGGAGCCGTTCTTCACCACGCGGGGCGAGCGCGGAGGCACAGGCCTCGGCCTTTCGATATCCTATTCCATCATAAGGGAGCACAACGGTACCCTTGAGTTCTCATCCGCCCCCGGCAGCGGCACCACCGCCTCGATAAGGCTGCCTTTGATGCTGTCTCAGGGCTTTCAGGGATGATTTCCGTAGACAAGGGCAGGATACTCATATACAGGCTTTTCGATGTGGCCTTTGAGATAGACCTGGCGAAGATAGAGGAGAGGGCGAAGGAGGGGACCAGGAGGCTCAAGCTCTCGAAACAGCCGTATATGAAGGCCCTTGAGTTCGCAAACCCGCCTGTCGCTCTCGAGTTGCAGCCCCTCAGAAAAAGTTATTTCGGGGTAGAGGCCGCCGTAACGGTGATAGCCAAGGCCTTTGACTTCGGCGTCCTCTCGATAATGTTCGATATCCCTGTGCCCCCAGGCACCCCTGTCGGCGCCCTTGAGAGGGCGGTAAGCGGCCTCGACGGCGACGACACCATAGACTTCCACGCAAGAGAGTACGTCAACAGCCTCATGGAGACCCTTGGTCCGGCCATAGTCGGCCCTGAGATAAAAGAGGGTTTTCTTGAGGACTACATGATCATCTATGTCGAAGAGCTCGCCGGGGGGGTAAAACCCGCGGAGCTTCTCGAACAATACGACCCTTCGCGGCTGCTGCTCTATGAGTCGCGAAGCTTGAGCAGGTTTACCACCGAAGAGACACTCAAGAACAGCTTCAGCTACTACCCGGACGACCTTGTCATAGTCCACGTTGACAACGCCTTCATAATCGACCCTTCCGGGAGCTTTGACCTGCCCGACATACTGGAGTTCGCCAACGCCCAGATATTCGAGCTAAGGTATTACGACAGGGTCATAGACAAGGAGATGAACTGGATATACAAGCAGATATCCGGAAGGCGCGTGGTCTCTTTTTTGAGGCTCAGGGAGTATGAAAAGCTCGCGAGAAGGCTCGTAAGGACCGTAACGGACATAACCGAGGTGACAGAGCGGGTCAATAATTCGCTCAAGGTCACGGAAGACATCTATTACGCGAGGATATACAGGACGTTCATGACGGTGCTCCGCAGCAGGGACTGGGAGACGAGCATAAAAGAGAAGCTCCAGACCGTTATGAACACCTATAACATGGTACACGACGAGATATCGATAAGGCGTGCCTATATCATAGAGCTCGGCATACTCATCCTTATCGCCCTTGAAATGGTGCTTGCCTTTTACGTAAGGTAGGACGCTGCGCTAAAGCCTTGCCTCCTTCTCCCCTTTCGCCAGGGCGGCTTTTTTCCTGAGCCCTTCTATCTTTTCGCCCCACTCCTGTGCCTGCCTCTCCTGCCGTTCCTGGCAGCTTTTCTTTTTTTCCATCTGAGGGCGTCTTTTTGTGAAATGCTTATATATAAAGCATATATCCGCCTGATAAGAGGTCAAATAACGGGCGCGGTATTCCCGCCTCGCCTGCCCTCCCGATTGATTTCATCTGAATCTCTTATAGAATTGAAGTATGGCTGATGAAAGAAAATACCCGGATGGCGTTGACAGGGGTTCCGGCTGGAAGGTGCTCATAGCCCTCATGCTATTCGGCGTTCTCATATACTTCTGGGGAGAGGCTGTCGATACCGGAGCGCAAGTCGAGAGGCAGAGGATAACCTATACCGAGTTCAGGGGACAGCTCGACTCCGGCAACATCAGCTCCGTTACCATTAAAGGGCAGGAGGTCACAGGAGAGTTCAGGAAAACGGTGGAGGTAAAAGGGCCGGAGGGCGAAGGCAAAGCACCCGCGTCCGCTTTCCTGACCTACATGCCGCCTTTCCAGGGTGATGAAATAATAACGGAGCTTGCTAAAAATGGGATATCGATCAACGTCGAGCCGGAAGCCGGGGGGTCGGCCCTCTGGCAGTTTGTAGTGCTCCTTCTGCCATGGGTGCTTATCATAGGGATATGGGTTCTTATAATCAGGAGGGTCCAGCAGGGGCAGGGAGGCGCTCAGCCAGGCCTGTTCAACTTCGGGCTCAGCAAGGCCAAGCTCTATAGCCTGAGGAAGTCGAGCGTCACCTTCAAGGACGTCGCCGGGCTCGAGAACGCCAAGGCGGAGCTTCAGGAGACGGTCGCCTTCCTGAAGAACCCGGCAAGGTTCACCATGTTAGGGGCGAAGATCCCGAAGGGCATTTTATTGGTAGGGCCTCCGGGCACCGGGAAGACGCTGCTCGCGAGGGCCACCGCCGGGGAGGCGGGAGTGCCCTTTTTCAGCATAAGCGCCTCCGAGTTCGTCGAGATGTTCGTGGGCGTTGGCGCCTCGAGGGTCAGGGACATGTTCAGGAAGGCAAGGGAGACGAAGCCCTCGATAATATTCATAGACGAGATAGATTCAGTCGGCCGGGTGAGGGGGGCGGGCCTTGGCGGAGGGCATGACGAAAGGGAGCAGACCTTGAACCAGCTCCTGAGCGAGATGGACGGCTTCGAGCCGCACGAGGAGATAATCGTAGTAGCCGCCACCAACAGGCCGGACGTCCTCGACCCGGCGCTTCTGCGCCCCGGGCGCTTCGACAGGCATATCGTCATAGACAGGCCCGGGTGGAAGGACAGAAAGACGATACTCGAGGTCCACTCGAGGAATAAGAGGCTCGCCCCGGACGTCGATCTGGAGAAGATCGGGAAGGGGACCCCCGGCATGACCGGGGCGGACCTTGAGAACCTCGCCAACGAGGCGGCGCTCGAGGCCGTAAAGAAGGGCAAGGAGAGGATAGAGATGATGGACTTCGAGGAGGCCAGGGACAGGGTCATAATGGGCTCCAAGAGGGAAGAGACCTTCTCTGAGGAAGAAAAAAGGATAACCGCGTACCACGAGGCGGGGCACGCGCTCGTCTCATGGGAGCTGCCGCACACCGACCCCATACATAAGGTCTCCATCATCCCCAGGGGCATGGCCCTGGGCGCGACCCAGTTCCTTCCTGAGGAGGACAGGCACTATTACCCCAAAAGCTACCTTGTAAACAGGCTCTGCGTGGCGCTCGCAGGCCGGGCGGCGGAAAAGCTCGTCTTCAGGGACGTGAGCAGTGGTGCCAATGACGACCTGAAGAACGCCACCGCCCTCGCTGAGAAGATGGTGGCGCAGTGGGGGATGTCCGATAAGGTAGGCCCCATCAACTTCGGCAGGGGCGAGGAGCATCCGTTCCTTGGCAGGGACATATCGGTTCAGAAGCGCTACAGCGAGTCTATGGCCTGGCTCATGGACCAGGAGATAAGGAGCCTTATCGTTAGCGCGGAAAGGAAGGCCGACGAGATATTGCTGAGGGACCGTGGTTCGCTCGAGGAACTGGCGGCCGCGCTCATCAAAGATGAATCGCTGGACAAGGATGAAGTGGAGGTCATACTGAGGAGGACCAAGGGGGTCGAGCCATTGAGGAAGATAGCCAACTGACAGGATAGTCGATAAAACACCCTGCCCGAAACCCATCTCTTGCTTTTACCCCGGCCATTCGATTATAATGCCTGAAATTATCGTTGCCAGGCCCACGGTATGAAGAAGACCACTATTTTTATCGCAGACGACCACCCTGTCATAAGGAACGGCATCAAGTCCGTCCTGCCTCCGGGTGAATTCGATATCGTAGGAGAGGCCGATAACGGGGCAGCGGCCCTCAAGGGTATAGCCGCGCTCAAGCCCGATATCGCCATCCTCGACATCACCATGCCCGGCCTCGACGGCATATCGGCGACCAAGAGGATATCGGAGGATTTCCCCGATACCAGGGTGATTATCCTTTCGATGCACGCCGACATCTCCAGGCCCATAGAGGCCTTCAGGGCCGGGGCGCTCGGCTACGTGCTGAAGGATTCCGACCCCAGAGAGCTCCTGAGCGCCGTAGAAAAGGTCCGCGCCGGCAGCAAGTACGCAAGCCCCGCCGTCACCGAGGATCTATTGAACGATTTCGTGGACGTCATCAAGAAGGACCAGGGGCAGGACCCCTTCGATACCCTCTCCCAGAGGGAAAAAGAGATATTGAAGCATATAGCGGACGGCTCGACCAGCAGGGAGATCGCCGAGAAGCTCTTTATCTCTCTTGCCACCGTTAAAAGCCACAGGAACAATATAATGAAGAAGCTTAAGGTGCACGACATGGCGAGCCTCATAAAGACCGCCATCAGAAAAGGGATAGTCCACACGGATTAGCCTTCGACTCAACCTTCTGCGCAAAACTTCCTCAATCCATCGCATTACCCCAGATTCATCTCATTTTCCGGCTAAATTAAACTTATATCACTATTATCCAGCGGCCGCGTCTGTCCGATAATGATTACAAGAGGCGCATCCGTATTAAGCTTGACTCGCGATTTGGAGATCCCCGTGAAAGTACTCGTGGTCGCGAAAGAGCATTCATTGAGGTCCATGGTCAGCTGCTTCCTCGCTCTTTTATATCCGGAGGTGAGGGAGGCGGCAGACTTGAGCGGCGTATGGAGGGTCTTAAGTTCCGGCTTCCTGCCGGAGATCATCGTGGCCGGTTATGAGAGGCCAGGGGCCGAAGAGGAGGCGCTTTTCAGGTCGATGAGGAACCTCCAGGCGCTCCGGCGAGTGCCTATACTGGTGATGGCCCCGGTCGATTGCATGGACAGGCGCATGGAATGGAGAAAGGCCGGGGCGACCTGCTGGATAGAAAGGCCTTTCAGCTCGAAAGAGCTTCTCGAGATCATGGGCATGGTCGTCTTTAATAATGCCGATAAAAGGAGCGTTGATGAACTGGCAGTCGATTAAGACAAGGCTCATGGGAAGCTACACGGTCCTGCTCGCGCTTTTTCTCCTGCAGATGCCGGTTGTCTACTGGGTAGTTAGCGGGATGGGGCAGAAATACTCCCAGGTGGACGAGGCAGGCTCTCTAAGAAAGAAGGCCGTGGAGATAACCGAGCTCTTGAGCAGGCATGTGGCCACAGGTAACGCCGCCCTCGAAAAGGCGTTCCATGAGAGGAAGGCCGAGTTTGGCGATACCATAGGGGCGTTGAGGAACGGCGGAGAGGCTGTGCCCGCGCTAAAGGGGCAGGACCTTGTCGAGAAGCTCGACAGCCTTGAGATGAGATGGACGGAGATGTCCGTTTCGCTGGACAGGGCTATGGAGTACGGCAGGACCGTGCGCGAGTCCAAGTCGAAGATAAAGGACTCCACCTCACGGATGGTCGAGGAGATGGGCCGTGTGTCGCCGGCTGGCAATGCCGGGGTCCTGAGGCTCGGCTACCTCTTCGAGCTCTATCTCTCCTCCCAGATGGAAAAGGAGAGCATCTACATAGACATGAAAAAGGAAGCAGCCGCGCTCGACGCGGCGCTCAAGAACAGGCCCCTGG
It includes:
- a CDS encoding PAS domain-containing sensor histidine kinase — protein: MLGVKRDITGRKKAEEAIRESEERFRQIFEQNEDAQVLFEYGGCRVLDANPAAVALFWYSRDELAAFECPSFLAGEDVCEPLRKLTGAGVGFSIEKVRGMRKDGARVTVALRGQTLKLRGGRVVLCTIKDMTEMLRMEEEARNMQAKLIHANKMTSIGTLASGVAHEINNPNNFILFNSTLLSDAWKDAVKILDAYYRENGDFSMGGLPYSEMGEVVPELLSGITDGSRRIKGIVDTLKDFSRGGAGALDGEMDVNRAIRSSISMLSSQIMKFTDCFELSCAEGLPAVKGSSQKIEQVIINLVLNALQALPAREKGVKVSTYLDEAARQVVIEVKDDGAGMTREVLDRITEPFFTTRGERGGTGLGLSISYSIIREHNGTLEFSSAPGSGTTASIRLPLMLSQGFQG
- a CDS encoding cell division protein FtsH, with amino-acid sequence MADERKYPDGVDRGSGWKVLIALMLFGVLIYFWGEAVDTGAQVERQRITYTEFRGQLDSGNISSVTIKGQEVTGEFRKTVEVKGPEGEGKAPASAFLTYMPPFQGDEIITELAKNGISINVEPEAGGSALWQFVVLLLPWVLIIGIWVLIIRRVQQGQGGAQPGLFNFGLSKAKLYSLRKSSVTFKDVAGLENAKAELQETVAFLKNPARFTMLGAKIPKGILLVGPPGTGKTLLARATAGEAGVPFFSISASEFVEMFVGVGASRVRDMFRKARETKPSIIFIDEIDSVGRVRGAGLGGGHDEREQTLNQLLSEMDGFEPHEEIIVVAATNRPDVLDPALLRPGRFDRHIVIDRPGWKDRKTILEVHSRNKRLAPDVDLEKIGKGTPGMTGADLENLANEAALEAVKKGKERIEMMDFEEARDRVIMGSKREETFSEEEKRITAYHEAGHALVSWELPHTDPIHKVSIIPRGMALGATQFLPEEDRHYYPKSYLVNRLCVALAGRAAEKLVFRDVSSGANDDLKNATALAEKMVAQWGMSDKVGPINFGRGEEHPFLGRDISVQKRYSESMAWLMDQEIRSLIVSAERKADEILLRDRGSLEELAAALIKDESLDKDEVEVILRRTKGVEPLRKIAN